The following are encoded in a window of Phosphitispora fastidiosa genomic DNA:
- a CDS encoding S8 family serine peptidase: MIKHKKIRFLAVLTLIFAMMLPQTAGASEYTAGESQHTAGAPQQMTAASSGTPQRMTAVSPGVGQYGPEPVYRQGEVIFKTGRLDDAFTLIKKYGLKMVRRDTRLGYVVAETPADTNVAALSRQLSRENTVQYAQPNYTYRLFGTPNDSQYGRQWAMKQINAENGWGVRGTGAPVIIAVLDSGVDVNHPDLKGRLVRGVNTVNPLKSARDSEGHGTHVAGIAGAAVNNGVGVAGVAGVPGVKIMPVKVFDGWDGTDTSISDGIIWAADHGARVINMSFGSWFHSEVLNEAIEYAYGKGVVMVAAAGNWASEDISYPAAISKVISVSATDREGSLAEFSSYGPLIDVCAPGEDIYSSVWDPYKGSTYTEMSGTSMASPMVAGLAALLLAKDPGLTAEDVRQIIEVTAADLGEPGWDPEFGHGRIDIGRALAATFKTGGDSNNSMENAVILENDRPVLEKIGTGGDVDWFKITIPAGNHLQVEVLPAGKVSPGVEVCDSSGEAISAFNTIAEGASAEWETDIFAVYGTSLKVAETVYGLVTDLEEGDYYIKVFGNHFRWSEENYTVTARILADAGLIRDANEPNNTYEEAKKLELGKTVNGVIGGQADEDWFQVRLTGKAYKISVDVPDGLDLAVAVENSNNFSEYDEDDYMNYYSSWYYELINNAGQGEGEEGVIILPESGSGTYYLRVYDTGGASLNANYSLTVSGFSFARDRYERNDTWKQAAQVALGEEITGNFHSEQDEDWYEFDVPETGLLSVDFQEPKGGWCSLYVFSDPEEEALGYSNGSADYGYLGDSEAGGSLAIKVKPGKYYISVSNWGYQTADNYQFKVESSRYNFVDQEMNDEPLMAVPVVQGVVREGTIFPDDDLDFYVFDVVKPQPFLVYVTPPDELDTAVVVMKEIEPGDSAAAEEDEADTGEMPEPELMPVTEIDSGTAGQPDSGVFTPAKPGRYYIAILSVEGRSEERYSFVIKPFTASPDAWENNDTRDKAAALTGGVAVKPTFMGTEDIDWYKVYIPDAGVLGVTLDVPGDIDGVFEAYGPDGRLLGRVDQSMTGIEEVATFNIFQKGYYFIKAYDYLGNSSVQPYALTARYLERVAPVVSEVKTGGREISFRVSEDVRVFIKVIDSSDRFIAMVKDDVKVQKGKVSAIWNGKDAQGGDAPAGSYKVKIVVIDNSGNASKPVFVAIKI, translated from the coding sequence ATGATAAAGCACAAAAAAATAAGGTTTCTGGCGGTATTGACGCTGATTTTCGCCATGATGCTCCCACAAACTGCCGGGGCATCGGAGTATACTGCCGGAGAATCACAGCACACTGCCGGGGCGCCGCAGCAGATGACTGCTGCCTCTTCCGGGACGCCGCAGCGGATGACTGCAGTTTCACCAGGCGTGGGGCAGTATGGGCCGGAACCGGTATACCGCCAAGGTGAGGTTATATTTAAGACCGGCCGCCTGGATGATGCGTTTACACTAATAAAAAAATATGGACTGAAAATGGTCCGGCGGGATACCAGGTTAGGCTATGTTGTTGCAGAGACGCCGGCAGATACCAATGTGGCTGCCCTTTCCCGGCAGCTGAGCAGGGAAAATACAGTGCAGTATGCCCAGCCTAATTATACCTACAGGCTTTTTGGTACTCCTAATGACTCCCAGTATGGGAGGCAGTGGGCCATGAAACAGATTAATGCTGAAAATGGTTGGGGGGTCCGGGGTACCGGCGCTCCTGTCATCATAGCTGTACTGGATTCAGGGGTAGATGTGAACCACCCCGACCTGAAAGGCAGGCTGGTCCGGGGAGTCAATACCGTGAACCCCCTTAAAAGCGCCAGGGACAGTGAAGGCCACGGGACTCATGTGGCTGGGATTGCCGGGGCCGCTGTTAATAATGGTGTAGGTGTGGCCGGCGTGGCCGGAGTACCCGGTGTCAAGATTATGCCGGTTAAGGTTTTTGACGGGTGGGATGGCACAGATACTTCAATCAGTGATGGGATCATATGGGCCGCCGATCATGGAGCCCGGGTTATCAATATGAGTTTTGGAAGCTGGTTTCATTCTGAGGTTTTGAATGAGGCTATTGAATATGCTTACGGAAAAGGGGTTGTCATGGTTGCCGCAGCCGGAAATTGGGCTTCAGAGGATATCAGCTACCCGGCGGCAATATCCAAGGTAATTTCTGTCTCCGCCACAGACAGGGAAGGCAGTCTTGCTGAATTTTCCAGTTATGGACCCCTGATTGATGTGTGCGCACCGGGTGAGGACATATACAGCAGTGTGTGGGACCCGTATAAGGGTTCCACATATACGGAAATGAGCGGTACATCGATGGCATCCCCGATGGTTGCTGGCTTGGCGGCTCTGCTGCTGGCAAAGGACCCGGGATTGACAGCGGAAGATGTCAGGCAGATTATTGAGGTTACCGCTGCTGATCTTGGGGAGCCCGGATGGGATCCTGAGTTCGGTCATGGGAGAATTGATATTGGCAGGGCTTTGGCAGCTACATTTAAGACTGGCGGGGATTCGAACAACAGTATGGAAAATGCAGTAATTCTGGAAAATGATCGGCCGGTATTGGAAAAGATTGGTACCGGAGGCGATGTGGACTGGTTTAAGATAACTATTCCGGCAGGAAACCACTTGCAGGTAGAGGTTCTGCCGGCAGGCAAGGTAAGTCCCGGTGTTGAGGTCTGCGACTCTTCGGGAGAGGCAATATCTGCCTTCAATACGATTGCTGAGGGAGCTTCCGCCGAATGGGAAACTGATATTTTTGCGGTTTACGGAACATCGTTGAAGGTAGCTGAGACAGTTTACGGCCTGGTTACAGACCTTGAGGAAGGCGACTACTATATTAAGGTGTTTGGCAACCATTTCCGCTGGTCTGAAGAGAATTATACCGTTACAGCGAGAATTCTAGCTGATGCCGGCCTTATCAGAGATGCAAATGAACCCAATAATACGTATGAGGAAGCAAAAAAGCTGGAATTGGGGAAAACTGTGAATGGGGTCATTGGGGGCCAGGCGGATGAGGATTGGTTCCAGGTCAGACTGACCGGTAAAGCTTATAAAATCAGTGTGGATGTCCCTGATGGGCTTGACCTGGCAGTTGCAGTGGAGAATTCGAATAACTTCAGTGAATATGATGAAGATGACTATATGAACTATTACAGCAGCTGGTATTATGAGTTGATAAATAATGCCGGTCAGGGTGAGGGTGAAGAAGGAGTAATCATCCTTCCCGAATCAGGCAGCGGCACTTACTACTTAAGGGTCTATGACACCGGAGGTGCTTCTCTGAATGCAAATTACAGCCTAACCGTGTCCGGGTTCAGCTTTGCCAGGGATCGCTATGAAAGAAATGACACCTGGAAACAGGCAGCCCAGGTGGCTCTTGGGGAAGAAATCACAGGTAACTTTCACAGCGAACAGGATGAAGACTGGTATGAATTTGATGTCCCGGAAACAGGATTGCTTTCAGTTGATTTTCAGGAGCCAAAGGGTGGATGGTGCAGCCTTTATGTGTTCAGCGATCCGGAAGAAGAAGCGCTGGGGTATTCCAATGGCAGCGCTGATTATGGATATTTAGGGGATTCTGAAGCGGGCGGTTCTCTTGCCATCAAAGTTAAGCCCGGCAAATACTATATTAGTGTAAGTAATTGGGGATACCAGACTGCGGACAATTATCAATTTAAAGTTGAATCCAGCCGGTATAATTTTGTGGATCAGGAAATGAATGACGAGCCGTTGATGGCAGTCCCCGTTGTTCAGGGGGTCGTCCGGGAGGGGACAATTTTCCCTGATGACGACCTGGATTTTTATGTTTTTGATGTGGTCAAACCCCAGCCATTTCTTGTCTATGTTACACCCCCGGACGAGTTGGATACGGCTGTGGTTGTAATGAAGGAAATTGAACCCGGTGATTCCGCTGCGGCTGAAGAAGACGAAGCAGATACCGGAGAGATGCCGGAACCCGAACTGATGCCGGTGACAGAAATAGATAGCGGGACAGCGGGTCAGCCTGATTCAGGGGTGTTTACTCCTGCCAAGCCGGGTAGGTACTATATTGCTATTTTGTCTGTTGAGGGCAGATCGGAGGAAAGGTATTCATTTGTTATTAAACCATTTACTGCTTCCCCTGATGCCTGGGAAAACAACGATACCCGGGACAAGGCCGCAGCGCTTACCGGTGGGGTTGCAGTAAAACCAACCTTTATGGGGACAGAAGATATTGACTGGTATAAGGTCTATATTCCTGATGCGGGTGTATTGGGAGTGACACTTGATGTTCCCGGGGATATCGATGGCGTATTTGAGGCCTATGGCCCTGACGGCAGACTGTTGGGCAGGGTTGACCAATCCATGACCGGGATTGAGGAAGTGGCCACCTTTAATATTTTCCAAAAGGGATATTACTTCATAAAGGCTTATGACTATCTGGGCAATTCATCAGTTCAGCCCTATGCCCTGACTGCACGATACCTGGAAAGGGTCGCGCCGGTAGTCAGTGAAGTGAAGACCGGCGGCAGGGAGATCTCCTTCAGGGTTTCGGAAGATGTGCGGGTATTCATTAAAGTAATTGACAGCAGTGACCGGTTTATAGCTATGGTGAAAGACGATGTTAAAGTCCAAAAAGGAAAAGTATCGGCCATATGGAACGGGAAGGATGCCCAGGGTGGGGATGCTCCCGCCGGCAGCTACAAGGTAAAGATTGTCGTTATCGATAATTCAGGAAATGCATCTAAACCGGTTTTTGTTGCCATTAAGATTTAG
- a CDS encoding alpha,alpha-trehalose-phosphate synthase (UDP-forming), translating to MDLLKPLKLNPRGGLTVVSNRGPYTFRKTARGIQATPSVSGLVSAIQPVIEQIHGRWVAWGGRYGTEEETLGRSLTLQKTDKWLFHEVMLTEPETAGYYEGMCNGCLWPLCHNFIEKSVFDEEMWGSYRRVNRKFAEVVLQTTGPGDMIWVQDFHLALLPGYICRQRPGARVSVFWHIPFPPPEIFTVLPWAKEIIKGLLNCEFIGFHTEGYVRNFLLSVREIYGVAIDFARGLIFGPERIVRVGAVPIGIDCREFENLAAQPGVIRKAAGIRSSIGGDYVIISVDRLDYTKGIPERLQALEYLLESRPEYKGKLTFVQIAVPSRTDVAAYRRLRRQIEEIVGRINGKYTKNFHVPIRYLFKPLSREDLAAHYLAADMAVVTPLKDGLNLVAKEYVAVKSGGGGVLILSPFAGAAVQLTEALTANPYNLREMANQIVAGIELDVTEKKRRMLALARSVREEDINWWWQKIQQNWLIDSETVGEPPPDSSIGGMLTRGAVL from the coding sequence TTGGATTTATTGAAACCTCTTAAACTTAATCCCAGAGGCGGTCTGACAGTAGTATCCAACAGAGGGCCGTACACCTTCAGGAAAACGGCCAGGGGTATTCAGGCAACACCATCGGTAAGTGGATTGGTGTCAGCTATCCAGCCGGTTATCGAACAGATTCATGGCAGATGGGTTGCCTGGGGCGGGAGATACGGCACTGAAGAAGAAACTCTGGGCAGGTCACTTACCTTGCAGAAGACGGATAAGTGGCTTTTTCATGAGGTAATGCTCACCGAACCTGAAACTGCAGGGTATTACGAAGGTATGTGCAATGGCTGCCTCTGGCCTTTATGCCATAATTTTATTGAAAAGTCTGTCTTTGATGAAGAAATGTGGGGGTCTTACCGCCGGGTTAACCGCAAGTTTGCTGAAGTTGTTTTACAGACGACAGGCCCAGGGGACATGATTTGGGTCCAGGATTTTCACCTGGCGCTGCTTCCAGGGTATATCTGCCGTCAAAGGCCCGGGGCCAGGGTTTCCGTCTTCTGGCATATTCCTTTTCCTCCGCCGGAGATATTTACGGTACTGCCATGGGCCAAAGAAATTATTAAGGGTTTGTTGAATTGTGAATTTATCGGATTTCATACGGAAGGCTATGTGCGTAATTTTTTGCTGAGCGTCCGGGAAATCTATGGCGTCGCTATAGATTTCGCCAGAGGCCTTATCTTTGGCCCGGAGCGGATTGTCAGAGTGGGGGCGGTTCCCATCGGCATTGACTGCCGGGAGTTTGAGAATCTTGCTGCCCAACCCGGAGTCATCAGGAAGGCTGCCGGAATCAGAAGCAGTATTGGCGGTGATTATGTGATCATCAGTGTTGATCGCCTGGATTATACCAAGGGTATTCCGGAACGGCTGCAGGCTTTAGAGTATCTTCTGGAGAGCCGGCCTGAGTATAAAGGTAAACTTACCTTTGTTCAGATCGCGGTCCCCAGCAGGACAGATGTTGCCGCATATCGCAGGCTCAGGAGACAGATAGAGGAAATTGTAGGCCGAATCAACGGCAAATATACCAAGAACTTTCATGTGCCTATCAGGTATCTGTTTAAACCATTGAGCAGGGAAGACCTGGCAGCCCATTACCTGGCCGCAGATATGGCTGTGGTTACTCCGCTAAAAGACGGTCTGAATCTGGTTGCCAAGGAATATGTGGCCGTAAAATCCGGCGGCGGCGGGGTTCTGATTTTAAGCCCCTTTGCCGGAGCAGCGGTGCAGTTAACCGAAGCTCTAACGGCGAATCCTTATAACCTGCGGGAAATGGCAAACCAGATTGTTGCGGGTATCGAACTGGATGTGACGGAAAAGAAACGCCGTATGCTGGCATTGGCCAGGTCAGTCAGGGAAGAGGATATTAACTGGTGGTGGCAGAAGATTCAACAAAATTGGCTTATTGATTCGGAAACAGTTGGGGAACCACCCCCAGACAGCTCAATTGGCGGGATGCTGACCCGGGGAGCTGTGTTATGA
- a CDS encoding glycosyltransferase, with product MVIKAGVERNISLNDYASFADEELLDRIDKLSTGLRGAAIQHINSTFIGGGVAEILQSLTPIMRSIGLRAKWDIISAGEEFFGVTKAFHNAFHGEKIDFSEKMKEIYRLTAAANLDVVDRNADYVVIHDQQPLGLTDRKADHRGRWVWYCHIDPVNVDARLWGFLSHYAARCDAAIYHMAEYAKNLGSRQFFLPPAIDPLSDKNREVTAAERDRVLQELDFPHDKPVILQVSRFDRLKNPFGVVDAFRQVRADIPSYLILAGGAADDDPEGLEVLAELLAKVDNDPDIRILNLSPTSHLEINVLQRSSDIIVQNSIREGFGLTVTEALWKGKSVVAAPAGGILKQVIHEQTGLLAKDGEELAGCLRRLLKDPGLARDLGLRGKEHARKNFITPVYLYNWLSLMDEMRA from the coding sequence TTGGTTATAAAAGCAGGTGTTGAACGGAATATTTCACTTAATGACTATGCCTCTTTTGCTGATGAAGAACTGCTGGACCGGATAGATAAACTGTCAACCGGGTTAAGGGGAGCCGCCATTCAGCATATTAATTCCACATTTATTGGCGGCGGCGTGGCTGAGATTTTACAAAGCCTGACTCCTATCATGCGTTCTATTGGTCTTCGGGCAAAGTGGGACATCATAAGTGCGGGTGAAGAATTTTTTGGGGTTACCAAAGCTTTTCACAATGCCTTTCATGGTGAAAAGATTGATTTCAGTGAGAAAATGAAGGAAATTTACCGCCTTACTGCTGCGGCCAATCTTGATGTAGTTGACCGGAATGCCGATTATGTAGTAATTCATGACCAGCAGCCCTTGGGTCTGACTGACCGCAAGGCTGACCACAGAGGCAGGTGGGTCTGGTACTGCCATATTGACCCTGTCAATGTAGATGCCAGGCTCTGGGGATTTTTGAGCCATTATGCCGCCAGGTGTGATGCCGCCATCTACCATATGGCCGAATATGCTAAAAATCTGGGCAGCCGGCAGTTTTTCCTGCCTCCTGCCATTGACCCCTTAAGTGACAAGAACAGGGAAGTTACTGCTGCCGAACGAGACAGGGTGCTTCAGGAGCTTGATTTTCCCCATGATAAGCCGGTAATCCTGCAGGTTTCCCGTTTTGACAGGTTGAAAAATCCTTTCGGTGTTGTCGATGCCTTTCGGCAGGTAAGGGCTGATATCCCCAGTTACCTGATTCTTGCCGGGGGCGCTGCCGATGATGACCCCGAAGGCCTGGAGGTACTTGCCGAGCTTTTGGCAAAGGTCGATAACGACCCCGATATCAGGATTTTGAATTTATCTCCCACCAGCCACCTGGAGATAAATGTCCTCCAAAGGTCCAGTGACATTATTGTGCAGAACTCTATCAGGGAGGGGTTTGGTCTTACGGTTACCGAAGCGCTGTGGAAGGGTAAATCGGTTGTGGCCGCTCCGGCAGGTGGAATCCTAAAGCAGGTCATTCATGAGCAGACAGGGCTCCTGGCAAAAGACGGAGAGGAATTGGCAGGCTGTCTGCGGCGGCTTCTAAAGGACCCCGGTCTGGCCAGGGATTTGGGCCTAAGAGGGAAAGAACATGCCCGGAAAAATTTTATTACCCCGGTTTATCTGTATAACTGGCTTTCACTGATGGATGAGATGAGGGCATAA
- the otsB gene encoding trehalose-phosphatase produces MSSLPLTIGSGDVLAEIITAKPQVLVMTDYDGTLVSIRERPELAIPGSEVVAAVDRLRELETIAFAVISGRSLEDLEKIIPVSGIHLIGCHGAQFRNPNGERFERVNPDRLQPVIDRLAELASGCIGGKEGFLIEHKGIALALHYREAAISGQAAAGAVPEILGSFIKTACPLMAGSGLETIAGKKVLEIRPCYINKGMAVKYLMDLYPEHYPVYFGDDTTDEDAFAAVAERGTGVLVSRRTLAASGRFSAASLRLPQPEDVIRLLEKLAAGS; encoded by the coding sequence ATGAGCAGTTTACCTTTGACCATCGGCAGCGGAGATGTCTTGGCGGAAATAATAACTGCCAAGCCGCAAGTCCTGGTAATGACAGATTATGACGGGACTCTGGTATCCATCAGGGAAAGACCGGAACTGGCAATACCGGGTTCTGAAGTTGTGGCCGCTGTTGACAGGCTCAGGGAGCTGGAAACTATCGCTTTCGCTGTGATAAGCGGGCGCAGCCTGGAAGACCTGGAGAAAATAATTCCAGTATCCGGGATTCACCTGATCGGCTGTCATGGGGCCCAATTCCGGAATCCCAATGGAGAACGGTTTGAAAGGGTTAACCCGGACAGGCTGCAGCCGGTTATTGACCGGTTAGCGGAACTTGCCTCAGGGTGCATTGGCGGTAAAGAAGGGTTTTTAATTGAACATAAGGGTATTGCCCTGGCCTTGCATTACCGGGAGGCCGCAATTTCGGGGCAGGCTGCAGCCGGGGCGGTCCCGGAAATTCTGGGGAGCTTTATTAAGACAGCCTGTCCTTTAATGGCGGGTTCAGGCCTTGAAACAATAGCCGGGAAGAAGGTTCTGGAGATACGTCCCTGTTATATTAACAAGGGAATGGCGGTAAAATACTTAATGGACCTTTACCCGGAACACTATCCCGTATATTTTGGTGATGATACAACTGATGAGGATGCTTTTGCGGCAGTGGCAGAGCGGGGAACCGGTGTGTTGGTGTCGCGAAGGACTTTGGCAGCATCCGGAAGGTTCTCGGCAGCATCGTTAAGATTGCCTCAACCGGAAGATGTAATCAGACTTTTAGAAAAATTAGCAGCAGGGAGTTGA
- a CDS encoding HAD-IA family hydrolase: protein MKSKKLKAACILFDLDGTLLNTNDLVLESLQHTIRVHLGHEMERSGLYRYFGVPLVNIMADIDPGQAEAMCITYREYSAERHDKMVKVFPHVSDTLEKLRRYDIPMAVVTSKLNSLALRGLKLFKLDSFIDTLVAFEDTQKHKPEPDPILKALHKLGIPSGDGVVMVGDSPYDIRCAQKAGVLSAAVKWSLHNRGELLDLGPDFWLEDFRELLDYV, encoded by the coding sequence ATGAAAAGCAAAAAACTGAAGGCAGCCTGCATATTGTTTGACCTTGACGGGACTCTGCTAAACACTAATGACCTCGTGCTGGAATCACTTCAGCACACTATAAGGGTGCACCTGGGCCATGAAATGGAGCGGTCTGGACTTTACAGGTATTTCGGGGTGCCCCTTGTAAACATTATGGCAGACATTGACCCGGGCCAGGCCGAGGCAATGTGTATAACTTATAGGGAGTACAGCGCTGAAAGACATGATAAGATGGTCAAAGTATTTCCTCATGTTTCCGATACTCTTGAAAAGCTGAGACGATATGATATCCCGATGGCTGTTGTCACCTCCAAGTTGAACAGCCTGGCTTTAAGGGGCCTGAAGTTGTTCAAGCTTGACAGCTTCATTGATACACTGGTAGCTTTTGAGGATACCCAAAAACACAAGCCTGAACCTGATCCGATATTGAAAGCTCTTCATAAACTGGGCATACCTTCGGGAGACGGTGTGGTCATGGTTGGGGACAGCCCCTATGACATCAGATGTGCTCAGAAAGCGGGTGTATTAAGCGCTGCAGTTAAGTGGAGCCTTCATAACAGGGGAGAACTGCTGGACCTCGGTCCGGATTTCTGGCTGGAAGACTTCCGGGAATTACTTGATTATGTATAG